DNA sequence from the Candidatus Kaistella beijingensis genome:
GAAGTCATCAGAATTAAGAAGGATTACTTTATCGGGTTTAATAAATGTTAAAATTGCCATATAATTTGGGTTGAGCAAAAATTTGAAAAAATTATTATTTAGAGTAAAGTTCGACGATCAATTGTTCTTTGATATCTTCCGGAATTTGGATTCTTTCCGGTGCAGAAATGAAAGTACCTTCTTTTTTCTCGTCGTTGAATTGTAACCACTCATAGTTTGCTTTTGAAGCCAATGAATCAGCGATCACTCCAAGAGATTTTGATTTCTCTCTGATTGCCACTACATCACCCGCTTTCAACAAATAAGATGGAATGTTTACCAATTCTCCGTTTACTGTTACGTGTCTGTGAGACACCAACTGACGTGCAGCAGCTCTGGTTTTTGCGAAACCAAGTCTGTACACCACGTTGTCTAATCTCGACTCACACAACTGTAAAAGAACTTCACCTGTAACGCCTTTTGCTCTTTGCGCTTTTTCGTATAGGTTAGCAAATTGTCTTTCCAAAATACCGTAAGTGTATTTTGCTTTTTGCTTTTCAGTTAACTGAACTGCGTATTCTGATTTTTTTGCTCCTCTTCTTTTATTCGGGCCGTGTTGTCCCGGTGGTTGGTTTTTTCTTTTCTCGAAGTTTTTGTCGTCTCCGTAGATTGCAGCACCAAATTTTCTTGCAATCTTAGTTTTAGGTCCAATATATCTTGCCATAAAATTTTAGATTTAAGATTCAAGATTCAAGATTCAAGATTTTTATGTTGAATATTAAATTTTGAATTTTGAATTATTATACTCTTCTTCTTTTTGGTGGTCTGCATCCGTTGTGTGGCATTGGAGTCACGTCAACGATTTCACTTACTTCAATTCCTGAATTGTGGATGGTTCTGATGGCAGATTCTCTACCTGCACCTGGACCTTTCACAAACACCTTTACTCTTCTAAGACCTGCTTCGTGAGCAACTTGCGAGCAATTTTCTGCAGCCATTTGCGCTGCGAATGGAGTATTCTTTTTAGAACCTCTGAATCCCATTTTTCCGGCAGATGCCCAAGAGATTACTTCTCCGTTTTTATTCGTTAAAGAAATAATAATGTTGTTGAATGATGCCTGGATGTGTGCTTCACCGATCGCCTCAACTTTTACTTTTCTTTTTTTAACAACTTTTGTCTGTTTTGCCATAATTAATTCTAAAGATTATTTACTTGCTTTTTTCTTGTTAGCAACAGTTTTTCTTCTTCCTTTTCGGGTTCTAGAATTGTTTTTAGTTCTTTGGCCTCTTAAAGGTAATCCCAGTCTGTGACGTATTCCTCGTTGGCAACCGATGTCCATCAATCGCTTGATGTTCAACTGTACTTCAGAACGCAATTCACCTTCAACTTTTACGTTGTCTGTGATGTAGTTTCTGATCAATGCCAATTCATCGTCATTCCATTCGTAGACTTTCTTGTCTTCGCTGATTCCAGCGTTCTTCAAAATTTCAGCAGCCGTACTTCTTCCGATTCCGTAGATGTAAGTAAGTCCGATTACTCCTCTTTTGTTTTTTGGTAAATCAATACCTGAAATTCTCGCCATAATTTAATTTTAGCCTTGTCTTTGTTTAAATTTTGGATTCTTCTTGTTGATCACAAACAGAACACCTTTACGGCGAACGATTTTGCAATCAGCACTTCTTTTTTTGATAGATGCTCTAACTTTCATTTGATTTTGCTTTTAGCAATCCGCTTTCGGCTTTCGGCTTTCGGCTTTTCGCATTTTATGTTTAAAAGTATTCTTCTATTTATTTCAGATTAGTATCTGAAAGTAATTCTCCCTTTCGATAAATCATAGGGAGAAAGTTCTAATTTCACCTTGTCTCCAGGTAAAAGTTTGATGTAATGCATTCTCATTTTACCTGAAATGTGGGCGATGAGGACATGCCCATTTTCAAGCTCAACACGAAACATGGCGTTAGAAAGTGCTTCCACGATCACGCCATCTTGTTCGATATGTTTTTGTTTTGCCATAAATGATTACTGGTTTGTATTTCTGGATAATTTTGACTGCATTAAGCCATCATAATGATGATTCAACAAATAAGTATTAATTTGCTGAACAGTATCTAGGATTACTCCAACCATGATTAACAGCGATGTACCCCCGAAAAACAGGGCAAATCTATCCGTCTGTACAAACGTTCCGTGCAAAAATGCCGGAAGGACTGCAAAGATAGCCAAAAATATGGAACCTGGCAAAGTAATTTTTGATAAAATATCATCCAGATAATCAGCCGTTTCCTTCCCTGGTCTTACTTTAGGAATTAATCCGCCGTTACGTTTCAAATCATCTGCCATTTGATTTACCGGAATTGTAATCGCGGTATAAAAGAATGAGAAAATGATAATCAACAACGCGTACAACAAATTATACTGCCAACTGAATACATTTTTGAAGCCTGCAAGGAACGTGTTGGTTTCATCAACTTTTGTCAATAATCCCGGAACGAACATTAATGCCTGTGCAAAGATGATCGGCATAACTCCCGCTGCATTCACTTTCAATGGAATCCATTGTCTTGCTCCCTGCATCAAGTTTCTGTTTACTCCACCTCTCGCTTGAGCGCGGCTTACATATTGAATTGGGATTTTTCTTACCGCAACCGATAAGATAATGGCAAGAAGAACTACCAACATCCAGAACAATACTTCAATTAAAATCATGATGGTTCCTAAACCTCCTTTTCCAGTTTGTGTTGCCACTTCCTGAATGAAAGCTCCCGGAAGATCCGCAAGAATCCCCACCATAATCAAGATAGAAATACCGTTACCAATACCTTTATCTGTAATTTTTTCTCCCAACCACATTGCAAATACAGAACCTGCCACCAAAATTACAATACTCGGAAGCCAAAACATAACTGACTGTGGATGAACGTAATAAGCCGATGCAAACTGTGCATGCGGCAAGAACATCTGAGTAATTGAAGTAAGATAAGAAGGAGCCTGTACCAAACAAACTGCGATTGTTAACCATCTTGTAATTTGGTTCAAAGTATTTCTGCCGCTTTCCCCATCCTTCTGAAGTTTCTGAAGATAAGGAATGGCCATTCCCATTAACTGTACGATAATGGAAGCAGAAATGTAGGGCATAATTCCGAGTGCCATAATCGACGCTCGAGAGAATGCACCACCTGTAAACGAAGAAAGCAACCCAAGAAGTCCTGCTCCCTGCTTGTTGCCGCCCTGGTTTTTGTAATGTTCCAAAAGATTCCCTACTTCTGCCATATTGATCGCAGGTAGGGAAATATAAGATGCGAATCTATACACTAGGATAATCCCAAGAGTGAAAAGAATTTTTTCCCTAAGTTCCTTAAGACTCCAAATGTTTTTTAGTGTTTGTATAAATTCTTTCATGAGTAAAATTATAGAGTAATTGCTTTACCTCCCGCTTTAGAGATTGCCTCTTCAGCAGATTTTGTGAATTTGTTCGCAGAGATTGAAACACCTGATTTCAATTCACCTCTACCCATAATTTTCACGATTTCAGATTTTTTAGCCAATCCGTTTTCTACCAAAACATCTTTGGTGACGTCTGTGATATTTTTCGCATCCGCTAAAGCCTGAATAGTATCAAGATTAATTGCTCTGTACTCTTTTCTGTTTACATTGTTGAAACCGAATTTAGGCAATCTTCTCTGTAAAGGCATCTGTCCACCTTCGAAACCGATTTTCTGTGAATAACCAGCTCTGGATTTCTGACCTTTGTGACCTTTTGTTGAAGTACCGCCATATCCGCTTCCTTGTCCTCTACCAATTCTTTTCTGGCTGTGAGTGGAACCTGCTGCCGGTTTTATGTTATTTAAATTCATTATTTTAAAATTAAAGGTTAAGGTTAAGGCAGAGGTTGAGCATTAACTCAACCTAATCCTTATCCTAAAAATTATTTTTGAACTTCTACTAAATGACTAACCGCAGCTACCATTCCAAGGATTGCAGGAGTTGCCTCATGTTCTACAACTTGGTGAAGTTTTTTCAATCCTAATGCTTCAAGCGTTCTCTTTTGGGTTTTTGTTCTACCAATAGCGCTTCTTACTTGTTTTACCTGAATTTTTGCCATTGTTTTAATATTAACCGTTAAACA
Encoded proteins:
- the rpsD gene encoding 30S ribosomal protein S4, giving the protein MARYIGPKTKIARKFGAAIYGDDKNFEKRKNQPPGQHGPNKRRGAKKSEYAVQLTEKQKAKYTYGILERQFANLYEKAQRAKGVTGEVLLQLCESRLDNVVYRLGFAKTRAAARQLVSHRHVTVNGELVNIPSYLLKAGDVVAIREKSKSLGVIADSLASKANYEWLQFNDEKKEGTFISAPERIQIPEDIKEQLIVELYSK
- the rpsK gene encoding 30S ribosomal protein S11; this translates as MAKQTKVVKKRKVKVEAIGEAHIQASFNNIIISLTNKNGEVISWASAGKMGFRGSKKNTPFAAQMAAENCSQVAHEAGLRRVKVFVKGPGAGRESAIRTIHNSGIEVSEIVDVTPMPHNGCRPPKRRRV
- the rpsM gene encoding 30S ribosomal protein S13; the protein is MARISGIDLPKNKRGVIGLTYIYGIGRSTAAEILKNAGISEDKKVYEWNDDELALIRNYITDNVKVEGELRSEVQLNIKRLMDIGCQRGIRHRLGLPLRGQRTKNNSRTRKGRRKTVANKKKASK
- the rpmJ gene encoding 50S ribosomal protein L36 → MKVRASIKKRSADCKIVRRKGVLFVINKKNPKFKQRQG
- the infA gene encoding translation initiation factor IF-1; this encodes MAKQKHIEQDGVIVEALSNAMFRVELENGHVLIAHISGKMRMHYIKLLPGDKVKLELSPYDLSKGRITFRY
- the secY gene encoding preprotein translocase subunit SecY — its product is MKEFIQTLKNIWSLKELREKILFTLGIILVYRFASYISLPAINMAEVGNLLEHYKNQGGNKQGAGLLGLLSSFTGGAFSRASIMALGIMPYISASIIVQLMGMAIPYLQKLQKDGESGRNTLNQITRWLTIAVCLVQAPSYLTSITQMFLPHAQFASAYYVHPQSVMFWLPSIVILVAGSVFAMWLGEKITDKGIGNGISILIMVGILADLPGAFIQEVATQTGKGGLGTIMILIEVLFWMLVVLLAIILSVAVRKIPIQYVSRAQARGGVNRNLMQGARQWIPLKVNAAGVMPIIFAQALMFVPGLLTKVDETNTFLAGFKNVFSWQYNLLYALLIIIFSFFYTAITIPVNQMADDLKRNGGLIPKVRPGKETADYLDDILSKITLPGSIFLAIFAVLPAFLHGTFVQTDRFALFFGGTSLLIMVGVILDTVQQINTYLLNHHYDGLMQSKLSRNTNQ
- the rplO gene encoding 50S ribosomal protein L15, giving the protein MNLNNIKPAAGSTHSQKRIGRGQGSGYGGTSTKGHKGQKSRAGYSQKIGFEGGQMPLQRRLPKFGFNNVNRKEYRAINLDTIQALADAKNITDVTKDVLVENGLAKKSEIVKIMGRGELKSGVSISANKFTKSAEEAISKAGGKAITL
- the rpmD gene encoding 50S ribosomal protein L30 codes for the protein MAKIQVKQVRSAIGRTKTQKRTLEALGLKKLHQVVEHEATPAILGMVAAVSHLVEVQK